DNA from Candidatus Poribacteria bacterium:
TCCCTGAATGATGGTTTTCAGATACCACTTTGAAGGTGCCTCAAAATCCTTCACATACTCCTCTCTCATTCTGTAAAACATGACATCGTCTTGGTAATACTTGCCGTAGTAGTCGGGGTAGCCTTCGTAGGTATCAAGTGCCTCTTCGTGGTCCTCTGTAATTCTCCAAAGCCCACCGTGGACTGTACACCCTTCCGCACGGATAATATCGGCGTGGTATTTAAAAACAAGGCGGAAACCCTCAAGCCGAAACTTCCCTATATCGGCGACACCCGGACAT
Protein-coding regions in this window:
- a CDS encoding gamma-glutamylcyclotransferase; this translates as MRYFAYGSNMNLSQMQQRCPGVADIGKFRLEGFRLVFKYHADIIRAEGCTVHGGLWRITEDHEEALDTYEGYPDYYGKYYQDDVMFYRMREEYVKDFEAPSKWYLKTIIQGYRDFRLTQENFEESLGVHQFGLTQKDLEEHLGVSTDELARLFSRVATSPVYE